One Halobacterium zhouii genomic region harbors:
- a CDS encoding DUF5796 family protein, with product MSARSDIAPSTLGVELKEEGVYVEYTDERRTFYNGVPERVEGEVRCRPGKDVHVLVTDPTETEGVLVYVNDLKTHDDILESTGVGRVLLGDGEEEELFPGVTVRADGYAIEIEADPEAARGRVFVFEEDELGERGFELVAPE from the coding sequence ATGAGCGCCCGCAGCGACATCGCGCCGAGCACGCTCGGCGTCGAACTCAAGGAGGAGGGCGTCTACGTCGAGTACACGGACGAACGGCGCACGTTCTACAACGGCGTTCCGGAGCGGGTCGAGGGTGAGGTCAGATGCCGCCCCGGGAAGGACGTCCACGTGCTGGTCACTGACCCGACGGAGACGGAAGGCGTCCTCGTCTACGTGAACGACCTGAAGACACACGACGACATCCTCGAGTCGACCGGCGTCGGGCGCGTGCTACTCGGCGACGGCGAGGAGGAGGAACTGTTCCCGGGCGTGACGGTGCGCGCGGATGGCTACGCCATCGAGATCGAGGCCGACCCGGAGGCGGCGCGCGGCCGCGTGTTCGTGTTCGAGGAGGACGAACTCGGGGAGCGCGGGTTCGAACTGGTCGCTCCCGAGTGA
- a CDS encoding ATP-binding cassette domain-containing protein codes for MIAITDLTKTYGDTTALGGVSLEYGAGLHCLAGPNGSGKTTLLRAIAGLTRPTAGRVETPDSLGYAFQRPNVYPDLTVRENLDVFQSLTDADDEWRDSLVERLRLAPERDRAANALSGGFRKKLDLALALLKRPEVLLLDEPLADLDPATRRRLVAVATEYADGERCVLVSTHNLEAFSEQYDSLTVLVDGYVSVHQHQSDADAGPSTAYERLLDGAGPSRK; via the coding sequence ATGATAGCGATAACCGACCTCACGAAGACGTACGGCGACACCACCGCGCTCGGCGGCGTGAGCCTCGAGTACGGCGCCGGCCTGCACTGCCTCGCCGGGCCGAACGGCTCCGGGAAGACCACGCTACTGCGGGCAATCGCCGGACTCACGCGGCCCACGGCGGGGCGCGTCGAGACGCCCGACTCACTCGGGTACGCGTTCCAGCGCCCGAACGTCTACCCCGATTTGACGGTGCGCGAGAATCTCGACGTCTTCCAGTCGCTGACGGACGCCGACGACGAGTGGCGGGACTCCCTCGTCGAGCGTCTCCGTCTCGCCCCGGAGCGCGACCGGGCGGCGAACGCGCTCTCCGGCGGTTTCCGGAAGAAACTCGACCTCGCGCTCGCGCTCCTCAAGCGCCCGGAGGTCCTGTTGCTCGACGAGCCGCTCGCCGACCTCGACCCCGCGACCCGCCGCCGCCTCGTCGCCGTCGCCACGGAGTACGCCGACGGCGAGCGCTGCGTGCTGGTGTCCACGCACAACCTCGAGGCGTTCAGCGAGCAGTACGACTCGCTGACGGTGCTCGTCGACGGGTACGTCAGCGTCCACCAGCACCAGTCGGACGCCGACGCGGGGCCGAGCACCGCCTACGAGCGACTGCTCGACGGCGCGGGTCCGTCCCGGAAGTGA
- a CDS encoding chorismate mutase, whose protein sequence is MGRETGNGPADDDAAGRRPNDMSLEELRDEIESIDRDIVDLIARRTYVADTVAEVKAERGLETVDEDQEAAVMERAGENAEAFDVDANLVKAIFRLLIELNKISQRSKRE, encoded by the coding sequence ATGGGACGAGAGACCGGGAACGGTCCGGCTGACGACGACGCGGCCGGACGGCGCCCGAACGACATGAGTCTAGAGGAACTGCGCGACGAAATCGAGTCCATCGACCGCGACATCGTCGACTTGATCGCGAGACGCACGTACGTCGCGGACACCGTGGCAGAGGTGAAAGCCGAACGAGGACTCGAGACGGTAGACGAAGATCAGGAGGCGGCGGTGATGGAGCGCGCCGGCGAGAACGCCGAAGCCTTCGACGTGGATGCGAACCTCGTGAAGGCCATCTTTCGATTGCTCATCGAGTTGAACAAAATTTCCCAGCGTTCAAAACGGGAGTAA
- the surE gene encoding 5'/3'-nucleotidase SurE, translating into MSDTLEILVTNDDGIDAPGIRALAEGLSDVGNVTVVAPADDRSAMGRAMSHEVGVYEHELGYAVEGTPSDCVVAGLEALGPYPDVVVAGVNEGANLGMYVLGRSGTVSATVEATFFDVPAIATSLFLPSETFGEETHPGDYEAAVDATTYLVDRAYDSGVFDHADYLNVNAPHPDAGATGKMMVTRPSHAYDMTAKQNGDTVTLHDRMWDRMNSGDVPDPEGTDRRAIVDGHVSVSPLTAPHTTEHHDELDALAESF; encoded by the coding sequence GTGAGTGACACACTCGAAATCCTCGTCACCAACGACGACGGAATCGACGCACCCGGTATCCGCGCGCTCGCCGAGGGCCTGAGCGACGTCGGGAACGTCACCGTCGTCGCGCCCGCGGACGACAGGAGCGCGATGGGGCGAGCGATGTCCCACGAGGTCGGCGTCTACGAGCACGAACTCGGCTACGCCGTAGAGGGGACGCCCTCGGACTGCGTGGTCGCGGGCCTCGAGGCGCTCGGCCCCTACCCGGACGTGGTCGTCGCGGGCGTCAACGAGGGCGCCAACCTCGGGATGTACGTCCTGGGGCGCTCGGGCACCGTGAGCGCCACCGTGGAGGCGACGTTCTTCGACGTGCCCGCGATAGCCACGAGTCTCTTCCTGCCGAGCGAGACGTTCGGCGAGGAGACCCACCCCGGAGACTACGAGGCCGCCGTCGACGCCACGACGTATCTCGTCGACCGGGCGTACGACTCCGGCGTCTTCGATCACGCAGACTACCTGAACGTGAACGCGCCCCACCCCGACGCCGGCGCGACCGGGAAGATGATGGTCACCCGGCCCTCCCACGCCTACGACATGACCGCCAAGCAGAACGGCGACACGGTGACCCTCCACGACCGCATGTGGGACCGCATGAACTCGGGCGACGTGCCCGACCCCGAGGGGACTGACCGCCGAGCCATCGTCGACGGCCACGTCTCCGTCTCGCCGCTCACTGCGCCACACACGACCGAGCACCACGACGAACTGGACGCACTCGCCGAGTCGTTCTAG
- a CDS encoding haloacid dehalogenase type II: MSFDADAVETVAFDSYGTLVDVMAVEEPLSEYVDSPEVVAKLWRNRSLGYAMVANAIEEYDSFYEMNRHALQYALDTLGIELDESDQQEILSTYHELPVFDDVHDGMRRLRDGGYDLYVVSNGSEEMLESMVEHGDLGDLLTDTISADEVERFKPDVEPYRHAADEMGTPIENVSFVAAGWWDVPGAIHAGMQGVWINRQDTLWGPYETEPDLTIETFGEFADELGV; this comes from the coding sequence ATGTCCTTCGATGCTGACGCCGTCGAAACGGTCGCGTTCGACTCGTACGGCACTCTCGTCGACGTGATGGCGGTGGAAGAGCCGCTCTCGGAGTACGTCGACTCGCCCGAAGTGGTCGCGAAACTCTGGCGGAACCGTTCGCTGGGCTACGCGATGGTCGCGAACGCCATCGAGGAGTACGATTCGTTCTACGAGATGAACCGACACGCGTTGCAGTACGCTCTCGACACGCTCGGCATCGAACTCGACGAGAGCGACCAGCAGGAGATCCTCTCGACGTACCACGAACTGCCCGTCTTCGACGACGTACACGACGGGATGAGACGGCTGAGAGACGGGGGGTACGACCTGTACGTCGTCTCGAACGGCAGCGAGGAGATGCTCGAGTCGATGGTCGAACACGGAGATCTCGGCGACCTCCTCACGGACACCATCAGCGCGGACGAAGTCGAGCGGTTCAAGCCGGACGTCGAACCGTACCGTCACGCCGCGGACGAGATGGGGACGCCGATAGAGAACGTCAGCTTCGTGGCCGCGGGCTGGTGGGATGTTCCGGGGGCGATTCACGCCGGAATGCAGGGCGTCTGGATAAACCGCCAGGACACGCTGTGGGGGCCGTACGAGACGGAACCCGACCTGACTATCGAGACGTTCGGCGAGTTCGCCGACGAACTCGGCGTCTGA
- a CDS encoding ArsR/SmtB family transcription factor, producing MSSSLLQNDDEVNEARATLFRALGDPTRLRIYQTLIEADDPLNVTELCERTDLSYNLVSHHLQCLNNCTLVEVEQDGRKRFYRVTQRAGPQMLELADDCIRQDIDSVLGCKIASVDDHSE from the coding sequence ATGAGTTCGAGTCTTCTCCAGAACGACGACGAGGTAAACGAAGCCCGGGCGACGCTGTTTCGTGCGCTGGGCGACCCGACGCGGCTCCGTATCTATCAGACGCTCATCGAAGCAGACGATCCACTGAACGTGACTGAACTCTGTGAGCGAACTGACCTCTCGTACAACCTCGTCTCGCATCACCTCCAGTGCCTCAACAACTGTACGCTGGTCGAGGTAGAGCAGGATGGGAGAAAACGATTCTACCGGGTCACACAGCGGGCTGGCCCGCAGATGCTGGAACTCGCTGACGACTGTATTCGACAGGACATCGACAGCGTGCTCGGGTGTAAGATAGCTAGTGTTGACGACCACTCGGAGTGA
- a CDS encoding NUDIX hydrolase produces the protein MNAAVAALLERTDATHVVREFEVPPGELNLAADSWTAAGAVVRNPDGEVAFVETNWSEGWVLPGGGVEADESFADAARREVREETGLDCEIRRAGRVEEQVFRAGETEVRGWFVAFAASTDQTEFGDDLGEHDDEIERVAWFPGPPADVAEFVDADALLRDCRLDG, from the coding sequence ATGAACGCCGCCGTTGCCGCCCTGCTAGAGCGCACGGACGCCACCCACGTCGTCCGCGAGTTCGAGGTGCCACCCGGGGAACTGAACCTCGCGGCCGACAGCTGGACGGCGGCCGGCGCGGTCGTCCGGAACCCCGACGGCGAGGTCGCGTTCGTTGAGACGAACTGGAGCGAGGGCTGGGTGCTCCCGGGCGGAGGCGTCGAGGCCGACGAGTCGTTCGCCGACGCGGCGCGCCGCGAGGTCCGAGAAGAGACCGGGCTGGACTGCGAGATTCGCCGCGCCGGCCGCGTCGAAGAGCAGGTGTTCCGGGCGGGCGAGACGGAAGTCCGAGGCTGGTTCGTGGCGTTCGCCGCGAGCACCGACCAGACCGAGTTCGGCGACGACCTCGGCGAGCACGACGACGAGATAGAGCGCGTCGCGTGGTTCCCGGGGCCGCCAGCGGACGTGGCCGAGTTCGTCGACGCCGACGCGCTGCTACGGGACTGTCGGCTCGACGGCTAG
- a CDS encoding NUDIX hydrolase: MHINETFVRDQRQRLQDEYGEVPVEEGTVEVPPAEFPEYVENAHDGYVGSAYGWVVRQPEQAGERSETYSGGEETSERALMILPRGESDWGVPGGGLEGNESFEQAARREVREETGVDCEITGLWHLEHLEWRSEDPDDDRVSHTLHVFFDADYVGGQIATQEAEVNGAAWFAESPERLGEKASKRAETYF; encoded by the coding sequence GTGCACATCAACGAGACGTTCGTCCGCGACCAGCGACAGCGGTTACAGGACGAGTACGGTGAGGTTCCGGTCGAGGAGGGAACGGTCGAGGTGCCGCCTGCGGAGTTCCCGGAGTACGTCGAGAACGCTCACGACGGCTACGTCGGGAGCGCGTACGGGTGGGTCGTTCGCCAGCCCGAGCAGGCCGGCGAGCGCAGCGAGACGTACTCCGGCGGCGAGGAGACCAGCGAGCGAGCGCTCATGATCCTCCCCCGCGGCGAGTCCGACTGGGGCGTTCCCGGGGGCGGTCTGGAGGGCAACGAGTCCTTCGAGCAGGCGGCGCGCCGCGAGGTCCGCGAGGAGACCGGCGTCGACTGCGAGATAACGGGGCTCTGGCACCTCGAACATCTCGAGTGGCGAAGCGAGGACCCGGACGACGACCGGGTGAGCCACACGCTCCACGTCTTCTTCGACGCCGACTACGTGGGCGGTCAGATTGCCACACAGGAAGCGGAAGTGAACGGCGCGGCGTGGTTCGCGGAGTCGCCCGAGCGACTCGGAGAGAAAGCATCGAAACGCGCAGAGACGTACTTTTAG
- a CDS encoding shikimate kinase: MDGRAVAPAAGTVLNAFATGVGSAFAIDLDVTATVDLDADADDVRGEVAGHPDADTSLVERCVALTTDAYGESERGSVRTDSDVPLAAGLKSSSAAANATVLATLDALGVAEEVARVDAARLGVQAAREAGVTVTGAFDDASASMLGGLTVTDNTEDALLLHEDVDWRVLAWTPPERFFSADVDLEAFRRVAPVAEHVEELALAGRYGMAMTMNGLAACAALDRPTDPLLEALPHATGVSLSGSGPSYVAVGTEAALAEVKPLWDERPGTVRLTTTRPDGARTT; encoded by the coding sequence ATGGACGGCCGCGCAGTCGCGCCCGCCGCGGGCACCGTGTTGAACGCGTTCGCCACCGGCGTCGGCAGCGCGTTCGCCATCGACCTCGACGTCACCGCGACCGTGGACCTCGACGCTGACGCTGACGATGTGCGCGGCGAGGTCGCCGGCCACCCGGACGCCGACACCAGCCTCGTCGAGCGCTGCGTCGCGCTGACGACGGACGCGTACGGTGAGAGCGAGCGCGGGAGCGTGCGCACGGACAGCGACGTGCCGCTGGCTGCCGGCCTGAAGAGTTCGAGCGCCGCCGCGAACGCCACCGTGCTGGCGACCCTCGACGCACTCGGCGTCGCCGAGGAGGTCGCCCGCGTCGACGCCGCACGCCTCGGCGTACAGGCCGCACGAGAGGCCGGCGTCACTGTGACGGGCGCGTTCGACGACGCCAGCGCGAGCATGCTCGGCGGTCTCACCGTCACGGACAACACGGAGGACGCGTTACTGCTCCACGAGGACGTGGACTGGCGCGTGCTCGCGTGGACGCCCCCCGAGCGGTTCTTCAGCGCGGACGTCGACCTCGAGGCGTTCCGCCGGGTCGCGCCGGTCGCAGAGCACGTCGAGGAACTCGCGCTCGCCGGCCGCTACGGGATGGCGATGACGATGAACGGTCTCGCGGCTTGCGCGGCACTCGACCGACCGACGGACCCACTGCTCGAGGCGCTCCCACACGCGACCGGCGTCTCGCTGTCGGGGAGCGGCCCGAGTTACGTCGCTGTCGGTACCGAGGCGGCACTCGCGGAGGTGAAACCATTATGGGACGAGAGACCGGGAACGGTCCGGCTGACGACGACGCGGCCGGACGGCGCCCGAACGACATGA
- a CDS encoding DUF7128 family protein, producing MVEETERDGMTWYRCEECGLMFDDQNDAEQHEENCDAEDPSYLQ from the coding sequence ATGGTCGAGGAGACTGAGCGGGACGGCATGACCTGGTACCGCTGCGAGGAGTGCGGACTGATGTTCGACGACCAGAACGACGCGGAACAACACGAGGAGAACTGCGACGCCGAAGACCCGTCGTATCTCCAGTAA
- a CDS encoding SDR family NAD(P)-dependent oxidoreductase, with amino-acid sequence MPITDEIRTAESVRDRSSVAGKTVVVTGASSGIGRAITETFVADGADVVICSRTQEDVDVVAEELNTADLAGSVVPVECDVTDRDSVAALAEATLEEFDGVDVVVNNAGGAGEGGPLQGVDPEDWDGVIDVNLTGTYNVTSAFSDALREDGGAVVNTSSMAGRYGVAGMGPYSAAKAGVSALTRTLAAEWAGDDVRVNAVEPGFIATPPVREWLGVEEMPERDAVDRKIGTPHEVADTVRFLASDAASFVTGQTIAPTGPPNTFVPPEP; translated from the coding sequence ATGCCGATCACAGACGAGATCCGTACGGCTGAGTCTGTTCGAGACCGATCGAGCGTTGCCGGAAAGACGGTCGTCGTGACGGGCGCATCCAGTGGGATTGGCCGTGCCATTACGGAGACGTTCGTCGCGGACGGCGCGGACGTCGTCATCTGCTCGCGCACGCAGGAGGACGTCGACGTTGTCGCCGAGGAACTGAACACCGCCGATCTCGCAGGGTCCGTCGTCCCGGTCGAATGCGACGTGACCGACCGCGACTCGGTCGCGGCGCTCGCGGAAGCGACCCTCGAGGAGTTCGACGGTGTAGACGTCGTCGTGAACAACGCGGGCGGGGCCGGAGAGGGTGGCCCTCTTCAGGGAGTCGATCCCGAGGACTGGGATGGCGTCATCGACGTGAACCTCACCGGGACGTACAACGTCACCAGCGCGTTCTCGGACGCGCTCCGCGAAGACGGCGGCGCGGTCGTCAACACTTCGAGTATGGCCGGTCGGTACGGCGTTGCCGGGATGGGGCCGTACAGCGCCGCAAAGGCGGGAGTCAGCGCGCTCACCCGTACGCTGGCAGCGGAGTGGGCCGGCGATGACGTCCGCGTGAATGCGGTCGAACCAGGGTTCATCGCGACGCCGCCCGTCCGTGAGTGGCTCGGCGTCGAGGAAATGCCCGAGCGGGATGCTGTCGACCGCAAAATCGGAACGCCCCACGAGGTAGCGGACACTGTTCGGTTCCTCGCGAGCGACGCCGCCTCCTTCGTCACCGGTCAGACCATCGCGCCGACCGGCCCACCGAACACGTTTGTGCCGCCCGAGCCCTGA
- a CDS encoding class I SAM-dependent methyltransferase has protein sequence MTQPTPKPTEQIQKEWTVGSYPTLARTFLPMASRLVDAAGVGPQDRVLDVACGTGNVALTAFRRGADVTGVDITPAMLDGARERAAVIDADVDWEAGDATALPFGDDAFDATLSCLGHMFADDADAAATELVRVTRPGGRIAFTSWTPESGIAAMMQTLSTYLPPRPDSPPPPFLWGDPDTVRSRFGDRVEDLRFETGTVRYPALSPGHFWESMTSDSGAIRLAVEEVAESETAALWEEQSETLAPYFSDDDNAVELEYRLVTGTVA, from the coding sequence ATGACACAGCCGACACCGAAACCGACGGAGCAGATACAGAAGGAGTGGACGGTCGGTTCGTACCCGACGCTCGCACGAACGTTCCTACCGATGGCGTCCCGACTCGTCGACGCGGCGGGCGTCGGCCCGCAGGACCGCGTCCTCGACGTGGCCTGTGGCACGGGGAACGTCGCGCTGACTGCCTTCCGGCGAGGCGCCGACGTCACGGGCGTAGACATCACGCCGGCGATGCTCGACGGGGCACGCGAACGAGCGGCGGTCATCGACGCGGACGTCGACTGGGAAGCGGGCGACGCCACGGCGCTCCCGTTCGGCGACGACGCGTTCGACGCGACCCTCTCCTGCCTGGGGCACATGTTCGCCGACGACGCGGACGCGGCGGCGACCGAACTCGTCCGGGTCACCAGGCCCGGCGGCCGCATCGCGTTCACCTCGTGGACGCCCGAGAGTGGCATCGCCGCGATGATGCAGACGCTCTCGACGTACCTGCCGCCACGACCGGACTCACCGCCGCCGCCGTTCCTCTGGGGCGACCCGGACACCGTCCGCAGTCGGTTCGGCGACCGGGTCGAGGACCTCCGGTTCGAGACCGGGACGGTGCGGTACCCCGCGCTCTCACCGGGCCACTTCTGGGAGTCGATGACGTCCGATTCGGGCGCGATACGTCTCGCCGTGGAGGAGGTGGCAGAGAGTGAAACGGCGGCCCTCTGGGAAGAGCAGTCCGAAACGCTCGCCCCCTACTTCTCGGACGACGACAACGCGGTTGAACTGGAGTACCGACTGGTCACAGGAACGGTGGCGTAG
- a CDS encoding carbonic anhydrase produces MRQTLVELLENNREHADAFHSRFDDVQESQHPDAVTVCCSDSRVLQDAMWGNDVPGRIFTCGNIGNRVVQRVPDGDGGTRDVVSGDVLYPLAHTGTDTAVVVGHTGCGAVTATYDAIDDGADEPAGIAHCVDLLRTRLEPGVDALPDGLGHDAAVNHLVEYNVDRQVEFLLESEDVPDDVSVAGVVYDFQDVYGGQRGEVHVVNVDGETDGETLRDDYPEIDSRIERLWEY; encoded by the coding sequence ATGCGCCAGACACTCGTCGAGTTGTTGGAGAACAACCGGGAGCACGCGGACGCGTTCCACTCCCGGTTCGACGACGTACAGGAGTCCCAGCACCCGGACGCCGTCACCGTCTGCTGTTCGGACTCACGCGTGCTCCAGGACGCGATGTGGGGCAACGACGTCCCCGGGCGTATCTTCACCTGCGGGAACATCGGCAACCGCGTCGTCCAGCGCGTTCCCGACGGAGACGGTGGCACCCGGGACGTCGTCTCGGGCGACGTCCTCTACCCGCTCGCCCACACCGGAACGGACACCGCGGTCGTCGTCGGCCACACCGGGTGTGGCGCGGTCACCGCGACGTACGACGCCATCGACGATGGCGCCGACGAACCGGCGGGCATCGCGCACTGCGTCGACCTGCTCCGCACGCGTCTCGAACCCGGCGTCGACGCGCTCCCCGACGGCCTCGGCCACGACGCGGCCGTGAACCACCTCGTCGAGTACAACGTCGACCGGCAGGTCGAGTTCCTCCTCGAGAGCGAGGACGTCCCCGACGACGTGAGCGTTGCTGGCGTCGTCTACGACTTCCAGGACGTGTACGGCGGGCAGCGCGGCGAAGTCCACGTCGTGAACGTCGACGGCGAGACGGACGGGGAGACGTTACGGGACGACTACCCTGAGATCGACTCTCGAATCGAACGGCTCTGGGAGTACTAA
- a CDS encoding DUF389 domain-containing protein, with the protein MLIGAMVVAPALTPLELVSAGLAANRVGRARFGVWVAFVGLLAAAVGAVGTTLALNITGVLPPEANLVEKPLLEERVTVGWFSVVAAAAAGIAAAIATDQDRTDTLVGVVAALALVPAAAAGGITLLSRSPAKATGGLLLLVVNAGLVVITGTVALWLQARVGSR; encoded by the coding sequence ATGCTCATCGGCGCGATGGTCGTCGCCCCGGCGTTGACGCCACTGGAACTCGTTTCCGCTGGCCTTGCTGCCAACCGGGTTGGTCGAGCCCGATTCGGGGTCTGGGTCGCCTTCGTCGGCCTTCTGGCTGCGGCTGTCGGGGCTGTCGGAACGACGCTGGCACTGAACATAACAGGGGTTCTCCCGCCCGAAGCGAATCTCGTAGAGAAACCGTTACTCGAGGAGCGCGTGACTGTCGGCTGGTTCAGCGTCGTCGCAGCCGCTGCGGCTGGTATCGCGGCGGCGATAGCGACCGACCAAGACCGGACAGACACGCTCGTCGGTGTCGTCGCTGCACTCGCACTCGTCCCGGCCGCAGCCGCTGGCGGGATAACGTTGCTGTCGCGTTCGCCCGCGAAGGCCACCGGCGGACTGCTCTTGCTCGTCGTGAACGCAGGGCTCGTCGTGATAACCGGGACGGTGGCACTCTGGCTTCAGGCTCGCGTCGGTAGCAGGTGA
- the merA gene encoding mercury(II) reductase, with translation MSNREYDLVILGGGAGAFAAITEASERGLSTAMVNTGLPLGGTCVNVGCVPSKHLLAVADAADVPRSNPFEAIEYDADQPHVDWEAALEEKDRLVASMREQNYVSVADYYETDIYEGFGQFEDDTTIEVVNGADEGTRLRGQKVLVATGSSPHIAPIDGIEDVDYETSETILERRELPESIIIVGGGYVGCEWGQILSRLGVDVTLLQRSSYVLSGMWEDLGRDLQSHLRDEGITVITGATPDEVTTSENGDVIVDTSVASGSQEFTADTLFVATGVRPNTEDIGLQAVGVETDEQGAVVVDEQFQTSNPDVYAAGDCIGSPMLETVAAKEGNHAVKNAFGGEGATIDYNSVPMVVYTSPEVASVGTTEPEYMDEHGTCTCRTVQMEDVPKAKAVEDTRGLVQVVKHHETDEIVGVHMVGPRAADMIPEATLAVKYGLTVDDIIDTVHPFPTFSEAFKHACQAFRRDTSTMSCCVE, from the coding sequence ATGTCTAACCGAGAGTACGACCTCGTGATACTCGGCGGTGGTGCGGGAGCATTCGCGGCCATCACGGAAGCGAGCGAACGCGGTCTCTCGACAGCGATGGTGAATACCGGCCTTCCGCTTGGGGGAACCTGCGTTAACGTGGGTTGCGTCCCGAGCAAGCACCTACTCGCAGTCGCTGATGCCGCAGACGTACCACGGTCAAACCCCTTCGAGGCTATCGAGTACGATGCCGACCAACCGCACGTGGATTGGGAAGCCGCCCTCGAAGAGAAAGACCGTCTCGTCGCGTCGATGCGCGAGCAAAATTACGTGAGTGTAGCCGACTACTACGAAACGGACATCTACGAGGGCTTCGGACAATTCGAGGACGATACGACAATCGAAGTCGTCAACGGTGCAGACGAAGGGACGCGACTTCGTGGTCAGAAGGTTCTCGTTGCGACCGGCAGTTCTCCACACATCGCTCCCATCGACGGCATCGAAGACGTAGATTACGAGACGAGCGAGACCATCCTCGAACGCCGTGAACTCCCCGAGAGCATCATCATCGTCGGTGGCGGTTACGTGGGTTGTGAGTGGGGTCAGATTCTCTCACGGTTGGGTGTAGACGTGACGCTCCTTCAGCGGTCGAGTTACGTCCTCTCGGGGATGTGGGAAGACCTTGGGCGCGATCTCCAGTCGCACCTCCGCGACGAGGGAATTACGGTCATTACAGGGGCGACCCCGGATGAAGTGACGACAAGCGAGAATGGTGACGTAATCGTAGATACGTCCGTCGCCAGCGGGAGTCAGGAATTTACGGCGGACACTCTGTTCGTTGCGACTGGCGTCAGGCCGAACACGGAGGACATCGGTCTCCAAGCCGTCGGCGTCGAAACTGACGAACAGGGTGCGGTCGTCGTAGACGAACAGTTCCAGACATCGAACCCGGACGTGTACGCCGCCGGGGACTGTATTGGGAGTCCGATGTTGGAGACGGTGGCCGCAAAAGAAGGAAACCACGCAGTGAAAAATGCGTTTGGAGGCGAGGGGGCGACCATCGACTACAACTCCGTACCGATGGTCGTCTACACGAGTCCCGAAGTCGCATCGGTCGGAACGACAGAACCGGAGTACATGGACGAACACGGGACGTGTACCTGTCGGACAGTGCAGATGGAAGACGTACCGAAAGCGAAAGCCGTTGAGGACACCCGGGGTCTCGTGCAAGTCGTGAAGCACCACGAGACAGACGAAATTGTCGGCGTCCATATGGTCGGGCCACGAGCGGCAGATATGATTCCCGAGGCGACGCTGGCGGTCAAGTACGGGCTAACCGTAGACGACATCATCGACACCGTGCATCCGTTCCCGACGTTCTCGGAGGCGTTCAAGCACGCATGTCAGGCGTTCCGCCGAGATACGTCCACGATGAGCTGTTGCGTCGAGTAA